A region of the Pseudomonas silesiensis genome:
TACCTGGCGATCGTGACCCTGGGCTTTGGTGAAATCATCCGTCTGATCCTCAATAACTGGCTGTCCCTGACGGGTGGCCCGAACGGCATGGCGGCGCCGTTGCCGACCTTCTTCGGCCTCGAGTTCGGTAAGCGAGCCAAGGAAGGGGGTGTTCCGTTCCATGAGTTTTTCGGCATCGCCTATAACCCGGACGTGAAGTACTACTTCATCTATGCGGTATTGTTCCTGGTGGTATTGGCCGTGCTGTACGTCAAGCACCGCTTGACCCGCATGCCGGTCGGCCGCGCCTGGGAAGCCTTGCGCGAAGACGAAATCGCTTGCCGCTCCATGGGCCTGAACCACGTACTGGTCAAGCTTTCGGCATTCACCATCGGTGCATCGACAGCTGGCCTGGCCGGCGTGTTCTTCGCCACTTATCAAGGCTTCGTCAACCCGACCTCGTTCACCTTCTTCGAATCGGCACTGATCCTCGCCATCGTGGTACTGGGCGGCATGGGCTCGACCATCGGCGTGGTCATCGCCGCATTCGTGCTGACCGTGGCCCCGGAACTGTTGCGCGGCTTCGCCGAATACCGCGTATTGCTGTTCGGCATCCTGATGGTGTTGATGATGATCTGGCGACCGCGCGGCCTGATTCGGATCAGCCGTACCGGTGTGACCCCGCGTAAAGGAGTAGCGCCATGAGCGAAGTCGTACTCTCGGTCGAGAAGCTGATGATGCACTTCGGCGGCATCAAGGCATTGAGCGATGTCAGCCTGAAAGTGCACCGCAACTCGATCTTCGCCCTGATCGGCCCCAACGGAGCCGGCAAGACCACCGTGTTCAACTGCCTGACCGGGTTCTACAAAGCCTCCGGCGGCAAGATCGAACTCAATACCCGTGGCGAGCGAACCAACGTGATCCAGCTGTTGGGCGAATCATTCAAAGCCATCGATTTCGTTTCACCGAAAAGCTTTATCACTCGGCTGCGCTACAAGATGTTTGGCGGTACCCACCTGGTTAACCGGGCGGGCCTGGCGCGCACGTTCCAGAACATTCGCCTGTTCAAGGAAATGTCGGTGCTGGAGAACCTGCTGGTCGCCCAGCACATGTGGGTCAACCGCAACCTGCTGGCCGGTATCCTCAACACCAAGGGCTACCGCAAGGCCGAAAGCGATGCGCTGGATCATGCATTCTACTGGCTGGAAGTGGTGGACCTGGTGGACTGCGCCAACCGTCTGGCCGGTGAGCTGTCCTACGGGCAACAACGCCGCCTGGAAATCGCCCGGGCCATGTGCACCCGGCCCCAGATCATCTGCCTCGACGAACCGGCCGCCGGCCTCAACCCTCAGGAAACCGAAGCGTTGAGCGCGATGATCCGGCTGCTGCGCGACGAGCACGATCTGACCGTGGTGCTGATCGAACACGATATGGGTATGGTCATGAGCATTTCCGATCACATCGTGGTACTGGACCACGGCATTGTCATCGCTGAAGGCGGGCCTGAAGCGATTCGTAACGATCCGAAGGTGATTGCGGCCTATCTGGGCGCGGACGAAGAGGAGGTGGTATGACTCAACCCATCCTCGAGCTCAAGGAACTGGACGTGTTTTACGGGCCGATCCAGGCCCTGAAGAAAGTCTCGCTGCACATCAACGAAGGGGAAACCGTCAGCCTGATCGGCTCCAACGGCGCCGGCAAATCGACCCTGCTGATGTCGATCTTCGGTCAGCCGCGGGCGGCAGGCGGGGCGATCGTCTATCAAGGGGTGGACATCACCCACAAGTCGTCCCACTACATCGCCTCCCACGGTATTGCCCAGTCGCCGGAAGGTCGGCGGGTGTTCCCTGACATGACCGTCGAGGAAAACCTGCTGATGGGCACTATCCCGATCGGTGACAAGTACGCTACCGAAGACATGCAGCGCATGTTCGAGCTGTTTCCACGGCTCAAGGAGCGGCGCACCCAGCGGGCCATGACCATGTCCGGTGGCGAGCAGCAAATGCTGGCCATCGCCCGTGCGTTGATGAG
Encoded here:
- the livM gene encoding high-affinity branched-chain amino acid ABC transporter permease LivM is translated as MSSTTKKTIDLKRSLVDAILAGLVALIVFGPIVGVVLDGYGFNLETTRVAWIVAIVMAGRFALSLFLQTPKGLKILEGFESTGSGVHVLPPDYKTRLRWIIPVVIVVAVVFPFFSNSYLLGVVILGLIYVLLGLGLNIVVGLAGLLDLGYVAFYAIGAYGLALGYQYLGLGFWTVLPLAAITAGLAGCILGFPVLRLHGDYLAIVTLGFGEIIRLILNNWLSLTGGPNGMAAPLPTFFGLEFGKRAKEGGVPFHEFFGIAYNPDVKYYFIYAVLFLVVLAVLYVKHRLTRMPVGRAWEALREDEIACRSMGLNHVLVKLSAFTIGASTAGLAGVFFATYQGFVNPTSFTFFESALILAIVVLGGMGSTIGVVIAAFVLTVAPELLRGFAEYRVLLFGILMVLMMIWRPRGLIRISRTGVTPRKGVAP
- a CDS encoding ABC transporter ATP-binding protein translates to MTQPILELKELDVFYGPIQALKKVSLHINEGETVSLIGSNGAGKSTLLMSIFGQPRAAGGAIVYQGVDITHKSSHYIASHGIAQSPEGRRVFPDMTVEENLLMGTIPIGDKYATEDMQRMFELFPRLKERRTQRAMTMSGGEQQMLAIARALMSRPKLLLLDEPSLGLAPIVVKQIFATLRELAKTGMTIFLVEQNANHALKLSDRAYVMVNGEIRITGTGKELLVNEEVRNAYLGGH
- a CDS encoding ABC transporter ATP-binding protein: MSEVVLSVEKLMMHFGGIKALSDVSLKVHRNSIFALIGPNGAGKTTVFNCLTGFYKASGGKIELNTRGERTNVIQLLGESFKAIDFVSPKSFITRLRYKMFGGTHLVNRAGLARTFQNIRLFKEMSVLENLLVAQHMWVNRNLLAGILNTKGYRKAESDALDHAFYWLEVVDLVDCANRLAGELSYGQQRRLEIARAMCTRPQIICLDEPAAGLNPQETEALSAMIRLLRDEHDLTVVLIEHDMGMVMSISDHIVVLDHGIVIAEGGPEAIRNDPKVIAAYLGADEEEVV